The bacterium genome includes a window with the following:
- a CDS encoding nucleotidyl transferase AbiEii/AbiGii toxin family protein codes for MITIEQIRNFYPAALSGNAGFLKHILKEYVQLLVLDYLATTPHIRKMTFIGGANLRLVKGIDRFSEDLDFDCKNFPAEEFGRMTGEVQVFLRRNGFKVEVREKDQSRLTAFRSSLYFPELLFELGLSGHKDERFMLKLESQDQKIHYEPIMGFIKGCGFFFSFPVPSDAVLCAMKISAMLARGKGRDYYDVMFLLSRTMPDYTFLEARNGIGDLKGLKAAVETSLASIDLRKKQRDFEHLLFNRDNSNRILHVREFIQSL; via the coding sequence ATGATTACGATAGAGCAGATCAGGAATTTCTACCCCGCCGCCTTGAGCGGGAATGCGGGCTTTCTAAAGCATATTCTCAAGGAATATGTCCAGTTGTTGGTTCTCGACTATCTGGCGACGACGCCGCATATTCGCAAAATGACGTTCATCGGGGGAGCGAACCTGCGACTGGTCAAGGGGATTGACCGGTTTTCTGAAGATTTGGATTTCGACTGTAAGAATTTTCCGGCGGAAGAATTCGGGAGGATGACGGGTGAGGTTCAGGTTTTTCTTCGTCGTAACGGCTTCAAGGTCGAGGTCAGGGAGAAGGACCAAAGCCGCCTGACGGCATTCCGGAGCAGTCTCTATTTCCCCGAGTTGCTATTTGAGCTGGGGTTATCCGGGCACAAGGATGAGCGTTTCATGTTGAAACTGGAATCACAGGATCAAAAGATTCACTACGAACCGATCATGGGATTTATCAAAGGGTGTGGTTTCTTTTTCTCGTTCCCGGTTCCGTCAGATGCGGTGCTTTGTGCGATGAAGATTTCAGCCATGTTGGCCAGGGGTAAAGGCAGGGATTATTACGATGTCATGTTTCTGTTATCGCGAACCATGCCGGACTATACGTTTCTCGAAGCGCGCAACGGTATTGGTGATTTGAAGGGACTGAAGGCGGCCGTGGAAACTTCGCTCGCGTCCATCGATTTGCGGAAGAAACAGAGGGATTTCGAGCATTTGCTATTCAACCGGGACAACAGTAATCGCATTCTCCACGTTCGCGAATTCATCCAGTCGTTGTGA
- a CDS encoding PQQ-binding-like beta-propeller repeat protein, with product MRLISHNRCPIGMALLLALSTLLVGNHNAEAARHKTKTKAKLNPPQELVTEAPAWWNNMTASAQDGSLRPALESWLRKELTPPVRKTLYDAMERTIVTAPPETRSNLVSIIAPLYMKTLLERCDTQQATHFLKSQDAILTASLPFQTAMWRLQLAIMTGNSEQAGQSLAKAILANPAYTNSTEYLKSKETIFKLNANTALPLTMDLTPQSVPDALDAFARSGDTNRLCTYLKEVLRTRNENALSMEGDASLFIGSKPYYRQVLAKYAPLYDTWLNQEILNLSKQPSRQADAARLSRIARLTPAGDTTGPDSVGPSAAAPLQSSGFIPLVDMTPGTVEVSENHLRFMTQGDSTPIPVASLSIRGGQTWLSNSRMLTRLQSGRVLWSWAAPLQRITESDSTEAAPFHLLGKTQPAVAGSVVAISALIQNAALWVVGLDRETGAYRWGWHSDSATVASDPASWGTNRLVVMQLSGQPARAELVTLDAATGKSLLTLPVSSSQTPGSKTSAGALVCNQDSSWKLPAPTIVGDRAYVSSSMGLIGAINLTDESLLWLRNYTRFEDPALMGLRHPASPVVGRTAVLFAPWDSNSLLLTDKTSGKLLALRTDLPWCEVAPCGPDHALITTPTTTHLVSLTDLKDVKMLTGRNSRLLQAVREGCLILAPDATTSLIQPNGYTSILSPESDEEQILGCDPEGNWYAAGGPGLQWCGVKMGATGTLPALRHPQLNLPSTCTLTDGLLLSTNGATPLALAGQILTPATTALSPRWELPTPGNPHGVLALKDRVIMAHSGRLWIYDAQSGDLTHTLPEGTATTPKLSDLFPGPGSPGFALGQDEAPELALWELDANGHFTGPPVARMDKEFSYRQFERFAILSSPSHISAIVTEAYWGQPSSIWTAPRKPEPAILTATKAPPCNYIWVSSDGSQGAAVMPTGWFYTIDASGFHDGRTEFLLSQDTWQSKGTWSSGNLIESRRDADWTEYLNPMTGTIFNPKKQNVRPSAVIGTQVYGIKIDGFNIHPFTYNVQGDKAAIQGKPLPPWAATLPLSGQWQARATLNGGTPMLLLMPPPLDANSDNMHRMRKQTLINLQPPPRNDGVAIVWANAATQTAYRVPNIPREARIWSTPQGLVNIAGTWMSATQWETALHLRDSVRTCSATSGAVTVDGFLSEWSTNEFFSIPNGTMAVRMSAENELAIAVKITNPRLAEQLGIKGLNGQLELSALPDNEIFFGEPPSLSPQAPLTQGTVTEFYLSSRYLKNTKTATFAWTVHPDGKTCQIEAIVKDIPVERESRTAQPVGVRMLWYSNPLELPVNLVSETPFGPLSYVTVKF from the coding sequence ATGAGGCTAATTTCACATAATCGCTGTCCGATCGGGATGGCCCTGTTGCTCGCCCTCAGCACTCTGCTTGTGGGAAATCACAACGCAGAGGCGGCCCGGCACAAAACCAAGACCAAGGCCAAACTCAATCCCCCTCAGGAGCTTGTGACCGAGGCGCCGGCCTGGTGGAACAACATGACCGCATCCGCTCAGGATGGGTCCTTGCGGCCAGCCCTCGAGAGTTGGTTGCGGAAGGAACTTACCCCGCCTGTGCGTAAGACCTTGTATGATGCCATGGAGCGGACGATCGTGACCGCACCGCCTGAGACCCGGAGCAATCTGGTGAGCATCATTGCTCCCCTCTACATGAAAACCTTGCTGGAGCGCTGTGATACCCAGCAGGCAACTCACTTTCTCAAGTCACAGGACGCGATCCTGACCGCCAGCCTTCCCTTCCAGACGGCCATGTGGCGCTTGCAGTTAGCCATCATGACCGGCAATAGCGAGCAAGCGGGACAGTCACTGGCCAAGGCGATTCTTGCCAATCCGGCCTATACCAATTCAACCGAATACCTGAAAAGCAAAGAGACCATTTTTAAACTCAACGCAAACACCGCCCTGCCGCTCACCATGGATCTCACCCCGCAATCGGTTCCGGATGCCCTGGATGCCTTTGCCCGCAGTGGCGACACCAACCGCCTCTGCACGTATCTGAAGGAGGTGTTGCGCACCCGTAATGAAAACGCCCTTTCGATGGAGGGGGATGCCTCCTTATTTATCGGATCCAAGCCCTATTACCGTCAGGTGCTTGCCAAATATGCCCCCCTTTACGACACCTGGCTGAATCAGGAAATCCTGAATCTCAGTAAACAACCCTCCCGTCAGGCTGACGCCGCCCGCCTTTCACGAATCGCCCGGCTCACCCCCGCTGGCGACACCACCGGCCCCGACTCCGTCGGCCCCTCCGCCGCCGCCCCGCTTCAGTCCTCTGGCTTCATCCCGCTGGTGGACATGACGCCCGGAACCGTGGAGGTCAGCGAGAACCATTTACGGTTTATGACCCAAGGGGACTCGACCCCCATCCCCGTTGCCTCCCTCTCCATACGTGGTGGACAAACCTGGCTATCCAACTCACGAATGTTGACTCGCCTCCAATCGGGACGCGTCCTCTGGAGTTGGGCGGCCCCCCTGCAGCGCATCACCGAATCGGACAGCACCGAGGCCGCCCCGTTCCATCTTCTGGGAAAAACCCAGCCAGCGGTGGCGGGATCGGTTGTGGCGATCAGCGCCTTAATCCAAAATGCCGCGCTCTGGGTGGTTGGACTTGACCGGGAAACGGGCGCGTACCGGTGGGGCTGGCATAGTGATTCTGCCACCGTCGCCAGTGATCCGGCCTCCTGGGGCACCAACCGCCTGGTCGTCATGCAACTCTCCGGCCAACCCGCCCGAGCGGAACTGGTGACCCTCGACGCCGCCACCGGCAAAAGCCTGCTCACCCTACCGGTCAGTTCAAGCCAAACGCCCGGGAGTAAAACGTCCGCAGGCGCACTGGTATGTAACCAGGATTCCTCATGGAAACTTCCTGCCCCCACCATTGTGGGTGACAGGGCCTACGTGTCATCCTCCATGGGATTGATCGGGGCCATCAATTTAACGGATGAGAGCCTCCTCTGGCTTCGCAATTACACCCGTTTTGAAGATCCCGCACTGATGGGCCTGCGCCATCCGGCCAGCCCGGTCGTGGGGCGCACCGCGGTCCTGTTTGCCCCCTGGGACTCAAACAGCCTGTTGTTAACTGACAAAACTTCGGGAAAGTTACTGGCGCTCCGCACCGATCTCCCTTGGTGCGAGGTGGCCCCCTGCGGCCCGGATCATGCGTTGATCACCACCCCGACCACGACCCATCTGGTGAGCCTGACCGATCTCAAGGACGTCAAGATGCTGACCGGCCGCAACTCCCGTCTGCTGCAAGCGGTTCGCGAAGGATGCCTGATCCTGGCCCCCGACGCCACCACCAGCCTGATTCAGCCCAACGGCTACACGTCCATCCTCTCCCCTGAGTCTGATGAGGAACAGATATTGGGCTGTGACCCGGAGGGAAACTGGTATGCCGCAGGGGGCCCGGGCTTGCAGTGGTGCGGCGTCAAAATGGGAGCCACCGGAACCCTTCCCGCCCTACGCCATCCCCAACTGAATCTCCCCTCAACCTGTACCCTGACCGACGGGCTCCTCCTCTCCACGAATGGCGCTACCCCCCTGGCCCTGGCCGGTCAGATCCTGACCCCCGCCACCACCGCGCTCTCACCCCGCTGGGAGCTTCCCACGCCGGGCAATCCTCACGGCGTCCTCGCCCTGAAAGACCGGGTGATCATGGCCCATAGCGGCCGTCTATGGATTTATGATGCCCAGTCCGGCGACCTGACGCACACCTTGCCGGAGGGCACGGCAACCACCCCGAAGCTATCAGACCTCTTCCCCGGTCCCGGCTCCCCGGGCTTTGCCCTCGGACAGGACGAGGCGCCCGAGCTGGCCCTATGGGAACTGGATGCCAATGGCCACTTCACCGGCCCGCCGGTTGCCCGGATGGATAAAGAGTTCAGCTACCGGCAATTCGAGCGCTTTGCCATCCTTTCCAGCCCTAGCCACATTTCCGCCATTGTCACAGAAGCTTACTGGGGCCAGCCCTCCTCCATCTGGACGGCCCCGCGTAAACCTGAACCAGCCATCCTGACCGCCACCAAAGCCCCCCCATGCAACTATATCTGGGTCTCGAGCGACGGTTCACAGGGGGCCGCCGTTATGCCCACAGGCTGGTTTTACACCATCGATGCCTCGGGATTTCATGACGGCCGAACTGAATTCCTTCTGAGCCAGGACACGTGGCAATCCAAGGGCACCTGGAGCTCCGGCAACCTGATTGAGTCCAGACGTGACGCCGACTGGACGGAATATCTGAATCCCATGACAGGCACCATTTTCAACCCGAAAAAACAGAATGTCCGGCCCTCCGCCGTCATCGGCACGCAGGTGTATGGCATTAAGATTGACGGGTTTAATATCCACCCCTTCACGTACAACGTGCAGGGCGATAAAGCCGCCATTCAGGGAAAACCGCTTCCGCCATGGGCGGCCACCCTGCCCTTATCCGGCCAATGGCAGGCCAGGGCAACCCTGAACGGGGGCACCCCGATGCTGTTATTGATGCCCCCGCCCCTCGATGCAAATTCAGATAATATGCACCGGATGAGAAAGCAGACCTTAATCAATCTGCAACCCCCGCCACGCAATGACGGAGTGGCCATTGTTTGGGCCAACGCCGCCACCCAGACCGCGTACCGAGTGCCCAACATTCCGCGCGAGGCCCGGATATGGAGTACCCCCCAGGGGCTGGTCAACATTGCAGGCACCTGGATGAGTGCCACCCAGTGGGAAACCGCACTGCATCTCAGGGATTCGGTCCGGACCTGCTCCGCCACATCGGGCGCAGTAACCGTGGATGGGTTCCTTTCCGAATGGTCGACGAATGAGTTCTTCAGCATTCCCAACGGCACGATGGCCGTACGGATGAGTGCCGAAAACGAACTCGCCATCGCCGTGAAAATCACCAACCCCCGTCTGGCGGAACAACTCGGCATCAAAGGCCTTAACGGCCAACTCGAACTGTCCGCCCTGCCGGATAACGAAATTTTCTTCGGGGAACCCCCTTCCCTGTCGCCTCAAGCCCCCCTCACGCAAGGAACTGTCACCGAATTTTATCTATCCTCGAGGTATCTGAAAAACACGAAAACCGCCACGTTCGCCTGGACGGTTCACCCCGACGGGAAAACCTGCCAGATTGAGGCCATCGTCAAAGACATTCCCGTTGAACGTGAGTCCCGCACTGCTCAGCCTGTGGGCGTCAGAATGCTCTGGTATTCCAACCCGCTCGAGCTACCCGTAAATTTAGTTAGCGAAACTCCCTTTGGTCCTCTATCGTACGTGACGGTAAAATTTTAA
- a CDS encoding DUF1638 domain-containing protein, whose protein sequence is MARYHLIACHVLWRELCYFASQSPHFFTFNFIKQGLHNTPELLKVQLQAAVDEAPEECDAILLGYGLCSNGAAGVVSRNKKMIIPKAHDCITLFLGSKERYRTYFDAHPGTYWYTPGWVECSVQPGKGRYDLLRKEYTEKYGEENADYLMEMEQGWMKEYNNAAYVDLGVGDTVRHKEFTHECAQWLGWKCDELPGDPSLIKDFVNGQWDADRFLIVEPGQAIMPSHDEQVLKT, encoded by the coding sequence ATGGCGAGATATCATCTGATTGCGTGTCATGTATTGTGGCGGGAGTTGTGTTATTTCGCCTCCCAGTCGCCCCATTTCTTTACCTTCAATTTCATCAAGCAGGGGCTGCATAATACCCCTGAACTGCTCAAGGTCCAGCTGCAGGCGGCGGTCGATGAGGCGCCGGAAGAGTGTGACGCGATTCTCCTGGGCTATGGTCTGTGCAGCAATGGGGCGGCGGGAGTGGTTTCCCGCAATAAGAAAATGATCATTCCCAAGGCCCATGACTGCATTACGCTCTTCCTGGGGTCCAAGGAGCGGTACCGGACCTATTTTGATGCGCATCCGGGGACCTACTGGTACACGCCGGGTTGGGTCGAGTGTTCGGTTCAGCCCGGGAAGGGGCGCTATGATCTGCTGCGCAAGGAGTATACGGAAAAGTACGGCGAGGAGAATGCCGATTACCTGATGGAGATGGAGCAGGGGTGGATGAAGGAATATAACAATGCCGCCTACGTGGATCTCGGAGTCGGTGATACTGTCCGGCACAAGGAGTTCACTCATGAATGTGCCCAGTGGCTGGGGTGGAAATGTGATGAGCTTCCTGGTGACCCCTCGCTGATCAAGGATTTTGTGAATGGCCAATGGGATGCGGACCGGTTTTTGATCGTGGAGCCCGGCCAGGCCATTATGCCCTCGCATGATGAACAGGTGTTGAAGACCTGA
- a CDS encoding LysM peptidoglycan-binding domain-containing protein, translating into MKIFLCGLLGVGLLLSSGCVTMVDQNTMAQQQADMEKLRENVQRIQEKINGLELEQQNLQRDIGSMKGAPKEDTVVRNRLDTLERQVQSLAAARDSDRKQIVNQVASIVGSSGSGSSGKSSSGRGSSQTGVEHVVESGQTLSAIAAAYKVSASSIKKANSMKSDTLRVGQKLFIPK; encoded by the coding sequence ATGAAAATATTTTTATGTGGATTGTTGGGCGTGGGGCTGCTGCTGAGCAGCGGCTGTGTGACGATGGTGGATCAGAATACGATGGCCCAGCAACAGGCGGATATGGAGAAATTGCGCGAGAATGTGCAACGCATCCAGGAGAAGATCAACGGGCTCGAGCTGGAACAGCAGAACCTCCAGCGTGACATCGGCTCCATGAAGGGGGCGCCCAAGGAGGATACCGTGGTGCGGAACCGGCTGGATACGCTGGAGCGGCAAGTCCAGTCGTTAGCGGCGGCCCGCGATTCGGACCGTAAACAGATCGTCAACCAGGTGGCCTCCATTGTCGGTTCTTCCGGCAGTGGTTCCTCCGGGAAATCATCCTCCGGACGGGGGAGCTCCCAGACTGGAGTGGAGCATGTGGTCGAATCCGGCCAAACCCTGTCAGCGATTGCGGCGGCCTACAAGGTCAGCGCCAGTTCCATCAAAAAAGCCAACTCCATGAAGTCCGATACCCTGCGTGTCGGCCAGAAGTTGTTCATTCCGAAGTGA
- a CDS encoding LacI family DNA-binding transcriptional regulator, which yields MKSAITQKDIARRLGVSQALVSRVLTGNSEKIGVAPATAEKIRAAAAACHYRPSAAALTLKGGPTRTLGVVVKNFEDPFFGHMIGTMQRLAVRDGYALLLSGWEASQGEAEGQILLRQFRPDGLILCGSDFTPKAVGLFLSEGRPVVQICTGEVVPGVQQVAFDQRAGLDALVRMLVGLGHARFGFVGDDSAPNRRRAAIMRELLQENRHLPIEFIEVPRTSEGPLRASVKALCQDPLRRPTALIVSDDALAQLVLRALYECGVRVPQDISLAGMDDIPMARLMIPALTTIRQPMEAMVESAFRAVTAGDRPSGKLEKIVLAPELMMRESCGPAPNV from the coding sequence ATGAAAAGCGCGATTACCCAGAAGGATATAGCCCGGCGTCTGGGCGTTTCACAGGCATTGGTATCGCGGGTCCTCACGGGGAATTCAGAGAAGATCGGGGTGGCCCCGGCGACGGCGGAGAAGATCCGGGCGGCGGCGGCGGCCTGTCATTACCGGCCAAGTGCGGCGGCCTTGACGTTAAAAGGAGGGCCCACCCGGACGCTGGGGGTGGTGGTTAAAAATTTCGAGGACCCTTTTTTCGGACACATGATCGGCACGATGCAGCGGCTGGCCGTGAGGGATGGGTATGCGCTGTTGCTATCCGGCTGGGAAGCGTCCCAGGGGGAAGCCGAGGGGCAGATTCTGCTGCGCCAGTTCCGGCCCGATGGATTGATCCTGTGCGGAAGCGATTTTACCCCCAAGGCGGTCGGACTGTTTCTTTCAGAAGGGCGGCCGGTGGTCCAGATCTGCACGGGGGAGGTTGTTCCCGGCGTTCAGCAGGTGGCCTTTGATCAGCGGGCAGGGCTGGATGCCTTGGTTCGTATGCTGGTGGGACTGGGGCATGCCCGGTTCGGGTTTGTGGGCGATGACTCGGCCCCCAACCGGCGGCGTGCGGCGATCATGAGGGAGTTGCTGCAGGAGAACCGCCATTTGCCCATCGAATTTATCGAGGTCCCACGGACGTCGGAAGGGCCGCTCAGGGCGTCGGTGAAAGCGCTCTGCCAGGATCCGTTGCGGCGGCCCACGGCTTTGATTGTGTCCGATGATGCCCTGGCCCAGTTGGTGCTGAGGGCGCTGTATGAGTGCGGGGTGCGGGTGCCGCAGGATATCTCATTGGCGGGGATGGATGATATTCCGATGGCGCGCCTGATGATCCCGGCGTTGACCACGATTCGCCAACCGATGGAGGCGATGGTCGAAAGTGCTTTCCGGGCGGTGACGGCCGGGGATCGCCCTTCCGGAAAATTGGAGAAGATTGTCTTGGCACCCGAACTCATGATGCGGGAGTCATGCGGGCCGGCTCCCAACGTCTGA